The Candidatus Binatia bacterium genome has a window encoding:
- a CDS encoding cytochrome P450 yields the protein MDARTAVASENWHDDPWLGVHGANPEFRDNPYPLLARLRTFAPVHETPDGVFRLTRYDDVIRMLKEVPSGVRRRDGTVWGSLPDLTGGPGQFVLRLDPPDHTRIRKLMNQAFRPRAVERLRQRVRTLVKELLDEAEERGEMDVIADLALPVPSTVICEMMGVPLEDRPKFTRWTSLATHLLAAAFLSAEQLQESLRAVQELVVYFSALIEDRRRHLGEDILSDLIRAEAEGDRLSEPELMAQSVGLLIAGFETTIGLIGNGMRAFVEHPDQWRLLRERPDFVANAVEECLRFDGPIVATMRVTREPTRFGDTIIPDDRPVMCFLAAANRDPEHFPDPDRFDITRPDIDHLAFGGGVHFCLGAHLARMEAQEAFAGMAARFVELEPLSEEIVWGQSLFRVLGRYPVRLLRRR from the coding sequence ATGGATGCTCGAACCGCGGTGGCCAGCGAGAATTGGCACGACGATCCGTGGCTGGGAGTGCACGGCGCGAATCCAGAGTTTCGCGACAATCCCTACCCGCTTTTAGCCCGGCTGCGGACTTTTGCGCCGGTCCATGAAACTCCCGACGGGGTATTTCGCCTGACCCGCTACGACGATGTCATTCGGATGCTCAAGGAGGTTCCTTCGGGGGTGCGCCGCAGGGACGGTACGGTTTGGGGTTCGCTTCCGGACCTCACCGGGGGCCCCGGTCAGTTCGTGTTGCGATTGGACCCGCCCGACCACACGCGCATCCGGAAACTCATGAACCAAGCATTTCGCCCCCGTGCCGTGGAACGGTTGCGGCAACGAGTGCGCACTCTCGTCAAGGAGCTTTTGGACGAGGCGGAAGAGCGGGGCGAAATGGACGTGATCGCTGACCTGGCCTTACCCGTTCCGAGCACGGTCATATGCGAAATGATGGGCGTACCGCTGGAAGACCGTCCCAAGTTCACCCGTTGGACTTCTTTGGCGACCCATTTGTTGGCGGCGGCCTTTCTCAGTGCAGAGCAACTGCAAGAGTCTCTGCGCGCTGTGCAAGAGCTGGTGGTGTACTTTAGTGCACTCATTGAAGATCGGCGCCGTCACCTGGGTGAGGATATTTTGAGCGATTTGATCCGTGCCGAAGCGGAAGGCGACCGCTTGAGCGAACCGGAATTGATGGCGCAGTCCGTCGGGTTGCTGATTGCGGGTTTCGAAACCACGATCGGCCTCATTGGCAACGGCATGCGGGCGTTTGTGGAACATCCGGACCAGTGGCGCCTTTTGCGCGAGCGGCCCGATTTCGTGGCCAACGCGGTAGAGGAATGCCTGCGGTTCGATGGGCCAATCGTGGCGACCATGCGGGTGACACGCGAGCCGACGCGCTTTGGCGATACGATCATTCCGGATGACCGCCCGGTGATGTGTTTTTTGGCGGCTGCGAATCGCGATCCGGAGCACTTTCCGGATCCGGACCGTTTTGACATTACGCGGCCGGATATCGATCACCTGGCGTTCGGGGGCGGGGTGCATTTTTGCCTGGGTGCCCATTTGGCGCGCATGGAAGCGCAAGAAGCTTTCGCAGGCATGGCGGCGCGATTCGTGGAGCTCGAACCGCTGAGTGAAGAGATTGTTTGGGGGCAGTCGCTTTTTCGTGTATTGGGGCGGTATCCCGTGCGCCTCCTCCGCCGCCGCTGA
- the tas gene encoding aldo/keto reductase yields the protein MKRKRLGRSGLTVSEICLGTMTFGNQADEATSLAILDTAFDSGVDFIDVAEVYPVPPERKWAGRSEEIVGKWLRSKPRDAVILATKVAGPGGGWFVTPVRENKGTLDRHHIRKAVEGSLRRLGTDYIDLYQTHWPDRDLPWEETLEALTRLVDEGKVRYVGCSNETAYGLTKSLWVSDVGGFVRYETIQNNFSLLYRRFEDELAEVCRRENISLLAYSPLAGGVLSGKYCGGAWPERARFTLYRNYNERSQAMTRRFVNDRTLAATERFAELARQSGLAPATLAIAWVLSRDFVGSAIIGATRPEQLKETLGATEVALSQDVLSACDRISKDIPYPMG from the coding sequence ATGAAGAGAAAACGCTTGGGGCGAAGCGGCCTCACCGTTTCAGAAATTTGCCTGGGCACGATGACCTTTGGCAACCAAGCCGATGAAGCGACCAGTTTGGCCATTCTCGACACGGCATTCGATTCCGGTGTGGACTTTATCGACGTTGCGGAAGTTTACCCTGTGCCCCCGGAGCGCAAGTGGGCGGGCCGAAGCGAAGAAATTGTGGGCAAGTGGCTCCGCTCCAAACCACGCGACGCGGTCATTCTGGCGACCAAAGTAGCCGGTCCCGGCGGGGGTTGGTTCGTCACCCCGGTAAGGGAAAACAAAGGCACACTGGATCGCCACCACATCCGCAAGGCGGTCGAAGGAAGTTTGCGCCGGCTGGGAACGGATTACATCGACCTCTACCAAACCCACTGGCCCGACCGTGACCTCCCCTGGGAAGAAACTTTGGAGGCGTTGACTCGCTTGGTGGACGAGGGGAAGGTGCGCTACGTCGGTTGCTCGAACGAGACCGCCTACGGTCTGACCAAAAGCCTATGGGTCTCGGATGTCGGCGGATTTGTCCGATACGAGACCATTCAAAACAACTTCAGCCTTTTATATCGCCGTTTCGAAGACGAGTTGGCAGAAGTGTGCCGCCGGGAGAACATAAGCTTGCTCGCATACAGCCCGCTCGCGGGTGGCGTGTTGAGCGGCAAGTATTGCGGCGGCGCGTGGCCGGAACGGGCACGCTTCACTTTGTATCGCAACTATAACGAGCGGTCCCAGGCAATGACGCGCAGATTCGTGAACGACAGAACCTTGGCCGCCACGGAGCGCTTTGCCGAACTTGCGCGGCAGTCTGGTCTCGCGCCCGCAACCCTGGCGATTGCGTGGGTACTTTCCCGAGACTTTGTCGGTAGTGCCATCATTGGGGCGACGCGGCCGGAGCAACTGAAGGAAACGCTCGGTGCCACCGAGGTTGCGCTGTCGCAGGACGTGCTGAGCGCTTGCGACCGCATCAGCAAAGACATCCCTTATCCGATGGGCTAG
- a CDS encoding putative acyl-CoA dehydrogenase, with amino-acid sequence MDFSFTEEQKGLANLAEQIFRDRSSLERLKAVEQSEDGYDLELWAELAKAGLLGAALPESLGGSGGGFLEACLLLEQQGKHVVLVPLLPTIISAMTLARFATPDLQNRFLPPVCTGEAVLSPAFSELGTDERTPTTMATADSRGWRLNGVKTAVPFAHRAAALLVPARTTGGNVLMFLVPSDARGIRMEKQQTTNWEPHFRVTLDNVATASGNLIGTAENGAQVLGWAVDRYTVGLCAIAAGACERALKITAEYASNRKQFDKPIAMFQAVGQRMADSYIDNEAVQLTMWQAASRLAEEIPSDKEVATAKYWAAEGGSRIGHASLHIHGGISIDVDYPIHRYFLWLKQIEFTLGAATPQLVRLGSLLAGHDELLDLGTAARG; translated from the coding sequence ATGGATTTTTCCTTCACGGAGGAACAAAAGGGGCTGGCCAACCTAGCCGAGCAAATTTTTCGGGATCGCTCCTCGTTGGAGCGGCTCAAAGCCGTAGAACAAAGCGAGGATGGCTACGACCTGGAGCTCTGGGCCGAGTTGGCCAAGGCGGGGTTGTTGGGTGCAGCATTGCCGGAGTCGCTCGGCGGTAGCGGCGGTGGCTTCCTCGAAGCCTGCCTACTGCTCGAGCAGCAAGGCAAACATGTGGTCCTTGTTCCCCTGCTGCCCACGATCATCAGTGCCATGACGCTGGCGCGCTTTGCGACGCCGGATCTTCAAAACCGTTTCCTGCCGCCGGTATGCACAGGAGAGGCTGTGTTGTCGCCCGCTTTTTCCGAACTCGGTACCGATGAGCGAACGCCAACGACCATGGCGACGGCGGACTCTCGCGGCTGGCGGCTCAATGGGGTGAAAACGGCCGTGCCCTTCGCGCATCGAGCCGCAGCTTTGCTCGTGCCGGCTCGGACGACCGGCGGCAACGTGCTGATGTTTCTCGTGCCGAGCGACGCGCGGGGCATCCGGATGGAGAAACAACAAACAACCAACTGGGAGCCGCATTTCCGGGTCACCTTGGACAACGTGGCCACGGCTTCCGGGAATTTGATCGGGACGGCGGAAAACGGAGCGCAAGTGCTCGGCTGGGCGGTGGACCGTTACACCGTCGGGCTCTGTGCTATCGCCGCAGGGGCATGCGAGCGCGCCCTGAAAATCACGGCGGAGTACGCGTCGAATCGCAAGCAGTTCGACAAACCGATTGCGATGTTTCAGGCAGTCGGGCAACGCATGGCAGACTCGTACATCGACAACGAAGCCGTTCAACTAACGATGTGGCAAGCGGCCAGTCGGCTGGCTGAAGAGATTCCGTCGGACAAAGAGGTCGCCACCGCCAAGTACTGGGCCGCCGAAGGCGGAAGTCGCATCGGGCACGCCAGCTTGCACATCCACGGCGGCATCAGCATCGATGTGGATTATCCCATCCACCGTTACTTTCTGTGGCTCAAGCAAATCGAGTTCACTTTGGGTGCGGCAACACCCCAGCTCGTGCGTTTAGGCAGTTTGCTCGCAGGGCATGACGAACTTCTCGACCTCGGAACCGCCGCGCGCGGTTGA
- a CDS encoding methyl-accepting chemotaxis protein: protein MLARLTIPQKFVLMGAVFGVALAAVTYRMVVGMRALGSDFARKEILGLDYQVPLVHLLRDLQSHRGLAVAALQGEGEFAGERQAAAARVQERLRAVDEVDGRIGELLGVHAKWTKLRAEIEGLLQHWQEHGRELFEKHSAIHAQLLSLLARVGDASNLSFDPNPVSYYLSDSTRVAAPELAEVMAQVRDLALQIAVQGGAIREEELKAFSRRYAVVYYYVDRLQADLERVYEAEPALRDRVESKRAQLATAGQNFLAALDREFLNVEYAKIMPADWWSVSTQAIEAAYGFHDAATPVLREVLEARVSALSRQLMLTIALLVLGGLAVAALAVAIIRDLDRPLQEAVRAAEQLATGDLTVRLSANGRRDEVGALANAFERMVVSLRDVASAADRISRGDLAVSIRPQSESDVLGQALSRMVNTLQEQIGLLLEGIQRLGATNRSVTDALQRVMTEAQRAVHAAEQAGKRVEEVKETAEAASQRASEVAAAGEQAVAISEIGEKAVHDAIAGIENVREQMKVIVKKIAHLGEQTRAIAQITATVNDLADQSDLLSVNAGIEAVRAGVHGKGFAVVAQEVKNLSDRSKRATAQITSILADIQKAAQDVILASEQATKAAEAGIQQTLDSGEAIRTLTQSLVEATAAVAAITQTSQRQLVDVEQVAAAMQLIDEASRANLESVRQIEESIQNLTQVSRSLENLVNRYNVAL, encoded by the coding sequence ATGTTGGCACGACTCACCATTCCGCAGAAATTCGTCCTCATGGGTGCTGTGTTCGGAGTCGCGTTGGCTGCGGTCACGTACCGCATGGTTGTGGGCATGCGGGCTTTGGGAAGCGACTTTGCCCGCAAAGAAATCCTAGGGCTCGACTACCAAGTGCCGCTCGTGCATCTGCTGCGCGATTTACAGTCGCACCGCGGCCTTGCCGTGGCTGCCCTTCAGGGGGAAGGGGAGTTTGCGGGAGAGCGCCAAGCCGCCGCGGCTCGAGTGCAAGAGCGGTTGCGGGCCGTGGATGAGGTGGACGGCCGCATTGGGGAACTTCTCGGGGTGCACGCAAAATGGACGAAGCTGCGCGCGGAAATCGAGGGCCTCCTCCAGCACTGGCAAGAGCACGGCCGCGAGCTGTTCGAAAAACACAGTGCGATTCACGCCCAACTATTGTCACTCCTGGCACGTGTCGGCGATGCCTCGAATTTGTCCTTCGACCCGAACCCGGTTTCGTATTACTTGTCGGACTCCACTCGCGTGGCCGCGCCCGAGCTGGCCGAAGTTATGGCACAGGTGCGGGACTTGGCTTTGCAAATCGCCGTGCAGGGAGGCGCCATCCGAGAAGAGGAGTTGAAGGCATTTAGCCGCCGCTACGCGGTGGTGTACTACTACGTGGACCGCTTGCAGGCCGACCTCGAACGGGTGTACGAGGCCGAGCCGGCGCTCCGGGACCGTGTGGAAAGCAAGCGGGCGCAACTGGCCACTGCAGGGCAAAATTTCCTCGCTGCGTTAGATCGCGAGTTCCTCAACGTCGAATACGCGAAGATCATGCCGGCGGACTGGTGGAGCGTGTCCACTCAGGCCATCGAAGCTGCGTACGGCTTTCACGATGCCGCAACCCCTGTGTTGCGTGAGGTTCTGGAGGCCCGCGTTTCGGCGCTTTCGCGGCAACTCATGCTCACCATTGCTCTCCTCGTGTTGGGGGGACTAGCCGTGGCCGCGCTGGCCGTGGCGATCATTCGGGATTTGGATCGCCCGCTGCAAGAAGCGGTGAGGGCTGCCGAGCAACTGGCGACGGGCGACCTCACGGTACGCCTGAGTGCGAATGGCCGGCGCGACGAAGTGGGTGCCTTGGCAAACGCCTTCGAGCGCATGGTCGTGTCGTTGCGCGATGTTGCGTCCGCGGCCGATCGCATTTCGCGTGGAGACCTCGCTGTGTCCATCCGGCCGCAGTCGGAAAGCGATGTGCTGGGGCAAGCTTTGTCGCGCATGGTGAACACCTTACAGGAGCAAATCGGGCTCCTGCTGGAAGGGATCCAACGGCTCGGTGCCACGAACCGCAGCGTGACCGATGCTTTGCAGAGGGTGATGACGGAAGCGCAGCGCGCCGTCCACGCCGCAGAGCAAGCCGGCAAGCGGGTGGAAGAGGTCAAGGAGACCGCCGAAGCCGCGAGTCAGCGAGCGAGCGAAGTGGCTGCGGCAGGCGAACAAGCCGTAGCCATATCGGAAATCGGCGAAAAGGCAGTGCACGATGCCATTGCCGGCATCGAGAATGTACGCGAGCAAATGAAGGTGATCGTGAAGAAAATCGCGCACCTCGGTGAGCAAACGCGAGCCATTGCGCAAATCACGGCAACGGTGAACGACTTGGCCGATCAAAGCGACTTGCTTTCCGTCAATGCCGGGATCGAGGCTGTGCGAGCCGGGGTGCATGGCAAGGGTTTCGCGGTAGTGGCGCAAGAAGTCAAAAATCTCTCCGATCGCTCGAAGCGTGCCACTGCGCAAATTACGAGCATATTGGCCGATATTCAAAAGGCCGCGCAGGATGTGATTTTGGCAAGTGAACAAGCGACCAAGGCTGCCGAAGCCGGGATTCAGCAAACTCTAGATTCCGGCGAGGCGATTCGCACGCTCACGCAAAGCCTAGTCGAGGCGACCGCAGCGGTTGCCGCGATTACCCAAACGAGCCAGCGACAGCTGGTGGACGTCGAGCAGGTGGCGGCGGCAATGCAGCTCATTGACGAAGCTTCGCGTGCCAACCTCGAAAGCGTCCGCCAAATCGAAGAGTCTATTCAAAACCTCACGCAAGTGAGCCGCAGTTTGGAAAACCTTGTCAACCGCTACAACGTGGCGCTCTGA
- a CDS encoding uracil-DNA glycosylase codes for MPLHSAFFRLMVRSDAALAELREKVVRCRLCPRLVRYRERVAREKRRAFRDWEYWGKPVPGFGDPRARLLVVGLAPAAHGGNRTGRIFTGDRSGDWLYRTLHRFGFANQPVSTHANDGLELHDAYVTAVVRCAPPANKPSPDEIRNCRPYLRRELELLPVRVAVALGQVAFRGFMETWEELHQQKLRPRPRFAHGATFELGPIHLVASYHPSQRNTQTGFLTEAMFDSVFAKAARLLEEGDSTKSAHGRKG; via the coding sequence ATGCCCCTTCATAGTGCATTCTTCCGGCTCATGGTCCGTTCCGACGCCGCTCTAGCCGAATTGCGCGAGAAAGTCGTCCGCTGTCGGCTTTGCCCGCGACTGGTCAGGTACCGCGAGCGGGTGGCACGGGAGAAACGGCGCGCTTTTCGCGACTGGGAATATTGGGGAAAACCTGTCCCTGGCTTCGGCGATCCTCGGGCCCGGCTGCTGGTGGTCGGGCTTGCCCCCGCGGCGCATGGAGGCAACCGGACGGGCCGAATTTTTACCGGCGACCGCAGCGGCGACTGGTTGTACCGCACCCTGCACCGCTTTGGCTTTGCCAACCAACCCGTATCCACACATGCCAACGACGGGCTCGAGTTGCACGATGCGTACGTGACGGCAGTGGTGCGATGCGCTCCGCCGGCAAACAAGCCGAGTCCGGACGAAATCCGCAACTGTCGCCCTTACCTGCGGCGCGAGCTCGAACTTTTGCCCGTTCGCGTCGCAGTGGCGCTCGGGCAAGTAGCCTTCCGGGGCTTCATGGAAACTTGGGAGGAGCTCCACCAGCAAAAATTGCGACCTCGTCCCCGATTTGCGCACGGCGCCACATTCGAGCTCGGGCCGATTCACTTAGTCGCATCGTATCACCCGAGCCAACGCAACACGCAAACCGGTTTTCTCACCGAAGCGATGTTCGACAGCGTATTTGCCAAGGCTGCACGGTTGCTCGAGGAAGGCGACTCGACAAAATCGGCACACGGGAGGAAGGGATGA